In one Lachnospiraceae bacterium GAM79 genomic region, the following are encoded:
- a CDS encoding AAA family ATPase — protein MYINKLLLKEFGKFNNKEIRLKKGLNLIYGANESGKTTVKEFIVGMLYGIDKTRGIGARLDNYELRKPVNGGGYSGKAYAVTDEKSYLLERNFLRTSKNATLTEIDTGKEVQLKNQNSYKGILFDVDKSTYTNTLCIGEHGAAPGKELAEDLGNYVVNLTTTRNADIDKTEAIRYLKNERRKFENKKLAAEIDQLGEQMDALGDVDGDLEAIREERREELDAYNMEIARLKREARQLVNEKDAAIPDEDEDRTRSHIFLDVEALDDEEDEKKNRPKEKKKLTDNILIIMLTGVLVVAAVVLAVHLLNFQKAIQQLFTICTIAFVAVTIIDGLFRKGFFDGPDVVPDEKEFDQMIYELGRATESRTVRIEIDRNFQEAHDAKLELLKFKEHDAMAKRDSYYELKGKRDELQKRFEVLEKEQKAIDLAIQTINDISVDIYNDFGGQLNENISEIVSIITDGKYNDVKLDENMHISVFDDDHYMPIEFLSSGTIEQIYLAVRLCIAGLLCKDRMPIIVDDIFTTYDEHRLKNALYCMSRIDTDQIIIFTSNNAIGDMLDDLSMEYNYVEL, from the coding sequence ATGTATATAAATAAGCTGTTATTAAAGGAATTTGGAAAATTTAATAATAAAGAAATTCGGCTTAAAAAAGGTTTGAATCTGATCTATGGTGCAAATGAATCCGGAAAGACGACTGTAAAAGAATTTATCGTTGGTATGTTGTATGGAATTGATAAGACCAGAGGTATCGGTGCGCGACTTGATAATTATGAACTTCGCAAGCCGGTAAATGGCGGTGGGTATTCCGGAAAAGCATATGCGGTAACAGATGAAAAAAGCTATCTTCTGGAGCGGAACTTTCTTCGCACCAGTAAGAATGCGACGCTGACGGAGATTGATACCGGAAAGGAAGTCCAGCTTAAGAATCAGAATTCTTATAAGGGCATCTTGTTTGATGTGGATAAGAGCACCTATACAAATACTCTCTGTATCGGAGAGCATGGTGCAGCACCCGGCAAAGAACTGGCAGAGGATCTCGGGAATTATGTGGTGAATCTGACAACGACCCGAAATGCCGATATTGATAAGACAGAAGCGATCCGTTATCTGAAAAACGAGAGACGGAAATTTGAAAATAAAAAACTGGCGGCGGAGATCGATCAGTTAGGGGAACAAATGGATGCATTGGGTGATGTAGACGGTGATCTGGAAGCGATTCGGGAAGAACGTCGTGAAGAGCTGGATGCATATAATATGGAGATTGCCCGCCTGAAACGAGAAGCAAGACAGCTTGTAAATGAAAAGGATGCCGCTATTCCGGATGAGGACGAGGATCGAACCAGAAGCCATATCTTCCTTGATGTAGAAGCTCTTGACGATGAGGAAGACGAGAAAAAGAATCGGCCAAAGGAAAAGAAGAAGTTAACAGATAATATTTTGATCATTATGTTGACCGGTGTATTGGTTGTTGCAGCTGTTGTACTTGCTGTTCATCTTTTGAATTTCCAGAAAGCGATTCAGCAGTTATTTACAATCTGCACGATTGCATTTGTCGCAGTTACGATCATTGATGGTTTATTCCGAAAAGGATTCTTCGATGGACCGGATGTCGTACCGGATGAAAAGGAATTTGACCAGATGATTTATGAGCTTGGACGTGCAACAGAATCGAGAACGGTAAGAATCGAGATTGACCGGAATTTTCAGGAGGCGCATGACGCAAAACTTGAGTTATTGAAGTTCAAAGAGCATGATGCCATGGCAAAACGTGATTCCTATTATGAATTAAAAGGAAAACGTGACGAGCTTCAGAAACGATTCGAGGTCTTGGAGAAGGAACAGAAAGCGATCGATCTGGCGATCCAGACCATCAATGATATATCGGTTGATATTTACAATGATTTTGGCGGACAGTTAAACGAGAATATCTCGGAGATCGTCAGTATCATTACAGATGGCAAATATAATGACGTGAAGCTGGATGAGAACATGCACATTTCAGTATTTGACGACGATCATTATATGCCGATCGAATTCTTAAGCAGCGGAACGATCGAGCAGATCTATCTGGCTGTCCGGCTGTGCATTGCAGGGCTTCTCTGCAAAGACCGTATGCCGATCATTGTAGACGATATCTTTACAACTTATGATGAACATCGCCTGAAAAATGCGCTCTATTGCATGAGCCGTATTGATACTGACCAGATCATTATATTCACATCAAATAATGCCATTGGGGATATGTTGGATGATCTTTCTATGGAATATAATTATGTGGAGTTGTAA
- a CDS encoding PD-(D/E)XK nuclease family transposase produces the protein MSIRIKEESIVYRTYLNWPDKWKSRFLEFMEGKKSLPLTYDPFFKKLFNPDVYPERLSRLISSIIGTNVTVKCILSNEDSMLPSTSLLLLDIIVQLEDGSIANVEIQKIPYTFPGERMSCYSADLLLRQYTRVKGEKGSTFTYQDLKTVYTIVMFENSPKECKTADLADIYLHHGKAAFDTGIDLRLLQEYYVVALDVFRKSKYSKDINELNAWLSLLTATTMDDLAALISDYPWMETICMDMSEYLYHPEEVVTMFSEALRKLDENTVNYMIDELKKERDEAVTALSEKDAVVSKMSATLAEKDATVSEMSAEIASLKAQLAALKK, from the coding sequence ATGTCTATTAGAATTAAAGAAGAATCCATCGTTTACCGGACATATCTGAACTGGCCTGACAAATGGAAATCGCGCTTTCTCGAATTCATGGAAGGAAAGAAAAGTCTGCCATTAACCTATGATCCATTTTTTAAGAAGCTATTTAACCCGGATGTATACCCGGAACGATTATCACGACTGATCAGCAGTATTATCGGTACAAATGTAACCGTGAAGTGTATCCTGTCAAATGAAGACAGTATGCTGCCATCAACCTCTCTCCTACTTCTGGATATCATTGTTCAATTAGAAGATGGTTCAATCGCAAATGTCGAAATTCAAAAAATCCCATATACATTCCCCGGTGAGCGGATGTCCTGCTACTCTGCTGATCTTCTGCTCCGCCAGTACACCAGAGTAAAAGGGGAAAAGGGAAGTACATTCACCTATCAGGATCTGAAAACCGTTTATACGATCGTAATGTTTGAAAACAGCCCGAAAGAATGTAAAACTGCCGACCTGGCTGACATTTATCTGCATCACGGAAAAGCAGCATTTGATACCGGGATCGACCTTCGTCTTCTACAGGAATACTATGTCGTTGCCCTTGACGTCTTCCGAAAAAGTAAGTATTCTAAAGATATCAACGAACTTAACGCATGGTTATCCCTGTTAACGGCAACTACCATGGATGACCTTGCAGCACTGATATCCGACTATCCATGGATGGAGACTATCTGCATGGATATGTCAGAATATCTGTATCACCCGGAGGAGGTTGTTACCATGTTTTCTGAAGCATTACGAAAATTGGATGAAAATACAGTCAATTACATGATCGATGAATTGAAAAAAGAACGTGATGAAGCAGTCACCGCTTTATCTGAAAAAGATGCAGTAGTATCTAAAATGAGCGCTACTCTAGCCGAAAAGGATGCTACAGTCTCTGAAATGAGTGCAGAGATTGCCTCACTAAAGGCTCAGCTTGCAGCGTTAAAGAAATAG
- a CDS encoding ribose-phosphate pyrophosphokinase — translation MPDDSKLETIPVGSLGIVAHKSCTGLGEKVDHYLVKWRANRDNVHKDNIVFHGYEADTYLISADCPRFGSGEAKGVLNESVRGKDIYIMVDVGNYSCTYMMAGQPQRMSPDDHYADLKRLIAAMTDKPKKITVIMPFLYESRQHKRSSRESLDCAVMLQELKSYGVDNIVTFDAHDPRVVNAIPKSGFENVRPTYQFIKTLLRTTPDLEIDNNHMMVISPDEGAMHRAIYFANLLGVDVGMFYKRRDYSRVVDGRNPIVAHEFLGDSVEGKDVIIIDDMIASGESMIDVARQLKQRKAKRVYCIATFGLFTKGLDVFDKCHEEGLIEKVITTNLTYQMPDLFKKDWYESADMSKYIALIIDHLNHDASISELLDPAERINARIAEYKEKHTISDNYEM, via the coding sequence ATGCCAGACGATAGCAAATTAGAAACCATACCCGTGGGCAGTCTCGGAATCGTTGCTCACAAAAGTTGTACAGGCCTTGGTGAAAAGGTTGATCATTATCTCGTAAAATGGAGAGCTAACAGAGACAATGTACACAAAGACAACATTGTCTTCCACGGTTATGAAGCTGATACTTACCTGATCAGTGCCGATTGTCCACGTTTCGGTTCCGGTGAGGCAAAGGGTGTTCTAAATGAATCCGTTCGTGGTAAAGATATCTACATTATGGTTGATGTCGGCAACTACAGCTGTACTTATATGATGGCCGGCCAGCCACAGCGTATGTCTCCGGATGACCATTATGCAGATTTAAAACGACTGATCGCCGCTATGACTGATAAACCAAAAAAGATCACAGTAATTATGCCATTCCTTTATGAGAGCCGCCAGCACAAGCGTTCTTCCAGAGAATCTCTTGACTGTGCCGTTATGCTTCAGGAATTAAAGTCTTATGGTGTTGACAATATTGTGACATTTGATGCACACGATCCTCGTGTCGTAAATGCCATCCCTAAGAGTGGATTTGAAAATGTACGTCCAACCTACCAGTTCATCAAGACTTTGCTTCGTACTACACCGGATCTTGAGATCGACAACAACCACATGATGGTCATCTCCCCAGATGAAGGTGCTATGCACAGAGCAATCTACTTCGCAAACCTGTTAGGTGTAGATGTCGGAATGTTCTACAAACGCCGTGACTACTCACGCGTTGTTGATGGAAGAAATCCGATCGTTGCTCATGAATTTCTCGGTGATTCTGTTGAGGGCAAGGATGTTATCATCATTGATGATATGATTGCCTCCGGCGAAAGCATGATTGATGTTGCAAGACAGTTAAAGCAGAGAAAAGCAAAACGTGTTTACTGTATCGCTACTTTTGGTCTCTTTACAAAGGGTCTTGACGTATTCGACAAGTGTCATGAAGAAGGTCTGATCGAGAAGGTCATCACAACTAACCTGACCTACCAGATGCCTGACCTGTTCAAGAAAGACTGGTACGAGTCAGCCGATATGAGCAAATACATCGCTCTGATCATTGATCACTTGAATCATGATGCTTCTATCAGCGAGTTGTTAGATCCTGCTGAGCGAATCAACGCGCGTATCGCTGAGTATAAAGAAAAACATACCATCTCAGATAATTATGAGATGTAA
- a CDS encoding ATP-binding protein has product MKNIDYDSILSGLQRKRLENANLTDTRRNEVYNRIPEIKEIDQKIASSSIQAARNRIRKITVDTGDISRRNKALADKKRLLLKQHGYPENYLEPIYDCPLCKDTGYLDGKPCKCMTQQIIDELYNQSTIRKILEQENFSTFSLTYYSKEPDGIHKHTPYENASNTLAACKDYVEHFEKSHPGVLIYGETGLGKTFLSNCIAKALLDKGHTVLYLTSINLFENILSGIIMGNVREKENMALYDYIYNCELLIIDDLGTEVPNTFVNSQLFEIINMRNNRSLATLISTNLSMRELSDRYTERIMSRIIGDFKVLQLYGTNIRYTKRKDMIQNKSSN; this is encoded by the coding sequence ATGAAGAATATAGATTATGATAGTATACTGTCGGGTCTGCAGCGAAAGCGACTGGAAAATGCGAATCTGACAGATACCCGAAGAAATGAAGTATATAACAGAATTCCGGAAATCAAAGAGATCGATCAGAAGATTGCAAGCTCTTCTATCCAGGCAGCAAGGAACCGAATCCGCAAAATAACTGTCGATACGGGCGACATCTCCCGCCGGAATAAAGCTCTGGCTGATAAAAAGAGATTACTTCTGAAGCAGCACGGATACCCTGAGAATTATCTGGAACCCATCTATGACTGTCCTCTCTGTAAGGATACGGGCTATCTGGATGGAAAGCCATGCAAATGCATGACGCAGCAGATCATTGATGAATTATACAATCAGTCCACGATCCGCAAGATTCTCGAACAAGAGAATTTCTCCACATTTTCACTTACCTACTACTCGAAAGAACCGGATGGCATTCACAAACATACGCCATACGAGAATGCATCGAATACACTGGCAGCTTGTAAAGACTATGTGGAACATTTTGAAAAATCCCATCCTGGCGTTCTGATCTATGGTGAAACAGGACTTGGAAAAACTTTTCTTTCCAACTGCATTGCAAAAGCATTACTGGACAAAGGACATACAGTTCTTTATCTGACTTCAATAAATTTATTTGAAAATATTTTATCAGGCATTATAATGGGTAATGTGCGTGAAAAAGAAAACATGGCACTTTACGATTATATATATAATTGTGAACTTCTGATCATTGATGACCTCGGTACGGAAGTGCCAAATACATTTGTCAATTCTCAGTTATTTGAGATCATTAATATGCGGAATAATCGTTCTCTTGCTACTCTTATCTCTACGAACCTGAGTATGCGGGAGCTTTCCGACCGGTATACCGAAAGAATCATGTCGAGGATTATTGGCGACTTCAAAGTGTTGCAGCTCTACGGAACCAATATCCGTTATACGAAACGAAAAGATATGATTCAGAATAAATCTTCTAATTGA
- a CDS encoding DnaD domain protein, with translation MDYITISTESKETFSLISNHFIDYYMTDANGEFVKVYLYLVRLMSSKSPVSVAGIADHFNLTEKDICRAIRYWISEDVLRLEYDASGHLTGITLLPLHEKDKKTDDASLSLDSISLLKFPEKKAVTPTAPPFSEPVHTAVTVPNANVIQKPTSEFPEKQPYSAALVAKAKADDAFADVIFEAETYFRKELSVNDIEILIYIHDQLGFSTEVMEYLIEYCVSIDKLDLRYAEGIAKNWYKAGIHTLDEAKEAAENGTPLYRAVFKALGINRKAPTTGEIAWMDSWNKEMGFDLPIIIEACNRGIAQHPNDVTFAYVNGILKRWKKQGVKSIDDIEKASNQFHEDKKKSSQKANQYTVKPNAFNSFQQKDMSSALDEMEQLFLDEINSR, from the coding sequence ATGGACTACATTACAATTTCAACAGAATCAAAGGAAACATTTTCCCTGATATCAAATCATTTTATCGATTATTACATGACCGACGCAAATGGCGAATTTGTCAAAGTCTATCTATATCTTGTCAGACTGATGTCTTCCAAATCTCCGGTCTCGGTTGCCGGTATTGCAGATCATTTTAACCTTACGGAAAAAGATATCTGCCGTGCGATCCGGTACTGGATCAGCGAAGATGTACTGCGGCTGGAATATGATGCTTCCGGTCATCTGACAGGAATAACGCTGCTTCCTCTACATGAAAAGGACAAGAAAACGGATGATGCCTCTCTGTCTCTTGACAGCATTTCATTATTAAAGTTCCCTGAAAAGAAAGCAGTCACTCCTACTGCTCCTCCATTCAGTGAACCGGTACATACAGCAGTAACAGTACCAAATGCGAATGTAATTCAGAAGCCGACCTCTGAATTTCCTGAAAAGCAGCCATATTCTGCCGCTCTGGTAGCAAAGGCAAAGGCAGACGATGCATTTGCCGATGTTATCTTTGAGGCAGAGACTTATTTCCGAAAAGAATTATCAGTAAATGACATAGAAATTCTGATCTATATACATGACCAGCTTGGATTTTCCACAGAAGTAATGGAATACCTGATCGAATACTGTGTCAGCATCGATAAATTAGATCTGCGGTACGCGGAGGGCATCGCAAAGAACTGGTATAAGGCAGGCATTCATACTCTGGATGAAGCAAAAGAAGCCGCCGAAAACGGGACTCCCCTTTACCGTGCGGTATTCAAGGCTCTTGGAATCAACCGTAAAGCCCCTACCACAGGCGAGATCGCGTGGATGGACTCCTGGAATAAAGAAATGGGCTTTGATCTTCCTATTATTATAGAAGCCTGCAACAGGGGAATCGCACAGCATCCAAACGATGTTACATTTGCATATGTAAACGGAATCTTAAAGCGTTGGAAAAAGCAGGGCGTTAAGTCCATTGATGATATCGAAAAAGCAAGTAACCAGTTCCATGAGGATAAGAAAAAATCATCACAGAAAGCAAACCAATATACTGTCAAGCCAAATGCATTTAATTCTTTCCAGCAGAAGGATATGTCATCAGCCCTTGATGAAATGGAGCAATTGTTTCTTGATGAAATAAATTCTCGATAA
- the murC gene encoding UDP-N-acetylmuramate--L-alanine ligase, with product MYKIDFNHPINVHFMGIGGISMSGLAEILIKEGFKVTGSDMKASNMTDKLSDMGALINIGQTASNITDQIDLVVYTAAIHPDNEEFQAAKAKNIPMLTRAQLLGQIMTNYKYSVAVSGTHGKTTTTAMLSYIMLEADVDPTISVGGIIDDIGGNIRVGSSDYFVTEACEYTNSFHAFSPYISIILNVDADHLDFFSGIEEIAESFHTFATKTPENGKVIVNGDMKYFDTVTRDLKCQVITFGEDPKNHYSAANIRFDEFGRPTYTLVIDGENITDITLHVFGKHNVYNSLSAIAAATELGIDIDAIKAGLLHCKGAERRFEYKGTILDNVKVMDDYAHHPTEIAATLAAAKNTDYHELWCVFQPHTYSRTYALFDDFAKVLSVCDHVIVADIYAAREKDTGLVSSKQLAEKIASYGTDAFYLPSFTDIENYLLKNCKKNDLLITMGAGNVDSIGNELIKK from the coding sequence ATGTATAAAATTGATTTTAATCATCCAATAAATGTACATTTTATGGGAATCGGCGGTATCAGCATGAGCGGTCTTGCAGAGATCCTTATAAAAGAGGGGTTCAAAGTTACCGGTTCTGATATGAAAGCATCCAATATGACAGATAAACTTTCGGACATGGGCGCTCTGATCAACATCGGACAGACCGCAAGCAACATTACAGATCAGATCGACCTTGTCGTCTATACAGCAGCTATCCATCCGGACAATGAAGAATTTCAGGCTGCAAAAGCTAAAAATATCCCAATGCTGACAAGAGCACAGCTTCTGGGTCAGATTATGACCAATTACAAATACTCTGTCGCCGTCAGCGGAACACACGGCAAAACAACCACAACCGCCATGCTTTCTTATATTATGTTAGAAGCTGATGTTGATCCGACAATCTCTGTCGGTGGAATCATTGATGATATCGGCGGAAATATCCGTGTAGGTTCTTCTGATTACTTTGTAACAGAAGCCTGCGAGTATACAAACAGTTTTCATGCATTTTCACCATATATCAGTATTATCTTAAATGTCGATGCGGATCATTTGGATTTCTTCAGTGGTATTGAAGAGATTGCTGAATCATTCCATACGTTTGCAACAAAGACACCTGAAAACGGAAAGGTAATTGTAAATGGTGATATGAAATATTTTGATACGGTAACAAGAGATCTGAAATGTCAGGTTATCACCTTCGGTGAAGACCCAAAGAATCATTACAGCGCCGCAAATATCCGTTTTGATGAATTCGGTCGTCCTACCTATACCCTCGTGATCGACGGGGAAAATATTACAGACATCACACTTCATGTATTCGGAAAGCATAATGTATACAATTCCTTGTCTGCTATTGCTGCTGCAACAGAACTCGGCATCGACATCGATGCGATCAAAGCCGGTCTGCTTCATTGCAAAGGTGCAGAGCGAAGATTCGAATACAAGGGAACGATCCTTGACAATGTAAAGGTCATGGATGACTATGCACATCATCCGACGGAAATCGCTGCAACCCTTGCTGCTGCAAAGAATACCGATTACCATGAATTATGGTGTGTATTCCAACCACATACCTACAGCAGAACTTACGCACTTTTCGATGACTTTGCAAAAGTCTTAAGTGTCTGTGACCATGTCATCGTTGCTGACATCTATGCAGCCAGAGAGAAAGACACAGGTCTTGTATCCTCGAAGCAGCTTGCAGAAAAGATCGCTTCCTATGGTACAGATGCGTTCTATCTGCCATCCTTTACAGACATTGAAAATTATTTATTAAAAAATTGCAAAAAAAATGATTTGTTGATAACTATGGGAGCCGGAAATGTCGATTCTATCGGCAATGAGCTTATTAAAAAATAA